The Thomasclavelia ramosa DSM 1402 genome includes a region encoding these proteins:
- a CDS encoding CpXC domain-containing protein, with the protein MTNEIKLEVTCVHCLGVGEKQLYPIINRQDLEAKQNIFEEDLFLYRCPHCGHYQRISYECMYYDEKLKYAVVLSHDGHRFLKKVKIDLTAYQLRFVKSVSELKEKIVIKENGLDDRIVEIMKHNIQTTLRSKASYQLVLRDGQGLEFVLLYPDNEVIKIFMFNKQDYLTLTKKYNRCLANDYIVDRLFASRTVLRLNKFNNLKLNCH; encoded by the coding sequence ATGACTAATGAGATTAAGCTGGAAGTTACCTGTGTTCATTGCTTAGGGGTTGGGGAAAAACAGTTATATCCAATAATTAATAGACAAGATTTAGAGGCAAAACAGAATATTTTTGAAGAAGATTTGTTTTTATATCGTTGTCCGCATTGTGGACATTATCAAAGGATTTCGTATGAATGTATGTATTATGATGAGAAATTAAAATATGCGGTGGTGTTGAGCCATGATGGACACCGTTTTTTAAAGAAAGTGAAAATAGATTTAACCGCTTATCAACTTCGTTTTGTAAAAAGTGTAAGTGAATTAAAAGAAAAAATCGTTATTAAAGAAAATGGTTTAGATGATCGAATTGTTGAGATAATGAAACATAATATTCAAACTACTTTAAGGAGCAAAGCGTCTTATCAATTGGTATTAAGAGATGGACAAGGACTAGAGTTTGTTTTATTATATCCAGATAATGAAGTTATTAAGATATTTATGTTTAATAAGCAAGATTATTTGACTTTAACAAAGAAGTATAATCGTTGTTTGGCTAATGATTATATAGTAGATAGGCTCTTTGCTTCTAGAACGGTTTTACGTCTAAATAAGTTCAATAATTTGAAACTAAATTGTCATTAG